The sequence below is a genomic window from Gossypium hirsutum isolate 1008001.06 chromosome A11, Gossypium_hirsutum_v2.1, whole genome shotgun sequence.
ttattttttttttgcgaACAGTCTTCATACTACTTCACACGGTACTCGTGCTATACGAGAAATATGAGGGCAAAGTTGATCCATTTGCTGAGAAAGCAATGCATGAGATTAAGAAGCAGTATGCAGTGTTCGATACAAAATTTCTAAGATTCCGAGGAGACGGTTGAAAGGAAAGAAGGATCAGATTTACTGGCCGAGATGTTTGCTGTTGCTAGGTTTTGACATACATATACGGTAGCTCTGTTTTATGAAGGCTATGtttcattttaatatcaattaGAACCCTTCATTTATACTTTTTAGTTTTATATTCACCGGGTTCACAATGTTGATGAATATGGGATCCtgttttaaatattgttttttcTATAGCCTTTTGTgataatattttatcatatttcatGTTGATTAGTGCATTTTACATTGGgttcaaaattctctcaatttcccTTGTGTTTGTGGATGATCatcatttttcttgaaaaatcATATCCAACACTTGTAACATAGGagcttgaatttttctttttttggttcaagttaattattgatatttccttgaaaatcttatGATTCTGGCATTAGTATGGAAACAATTGTCAAATTTTGTGATAAACTTGGACAAAAAGAGAAGTTCAACCCACAATGTGGTAACAAATTCCTAACTCAGTTAAAGgactaacttgaataaaaaaaaagtttaaatctcAATGTGAGAATTATTGGAAAGATCAGgcccattaaaaaaaataaatttggagtAACATTAACTTGTTATGTTGATAAAAGCAAATCCATAGGTTAAAATTACCTTGTAGAATGATACAAGTGATTAGCAAATTGAATTCCATATtctgtttgattttattttttataatataaatattttatttcctaGTAAAAAAGAATTACACCAATAATCCACAGTGTCAACTTACCAATCCTCTACTTTGACTGCCAATATTTTACATCAATATCACGGCTGgtgtaaaaatattttacatacatttaatatgcataattatTTTCTGTATCATTTGCGAAGACCCTGCTGGCCTGATACTGTGCATTTTACTAGAATATAATTTCTCTATCATTTTTCAAGTAGGGGCAAAATAAATAATCTGTGGGCGTCAAAATAAAGTTATAAAACATCCAATATATCCCAAACATTGAGTCCTCAATTTCGTTTTCTATTGTTTTTACCTATTGGCTATGAATTTCAAACACccagaaaatatatatatatatttatgaaaatttatttggtttaatgAAAAAATCCAAAAGCAAGGTTAAAAATAATGAGATATGGTTGTAGGATATAAtttaaaaacttatatatattgtatatctATGAAAAAAATTTGGTTCAATGAAAAAAACTCCATAAGCAAATGAAACGCTAACATATGATTGTAggataaagttaaaaaaataataataactttgtGAAATCGGAAAACTCcactagaaaaatatataataattaccgtatatatatatatcaccttGAAGAATGAGAAAAAACTTCTtacctaacaaattaaaacatGCAGTTCTACAATTCCAAGATGGAAGATTTGCATTTGGCCAAAATGCAAGATATATAATCTTCATTCTCTTTGTTGCTTTTTTACTGTTTCCTGGTAAAATCAAAGACAAGACAGAATCAGTGAAGGCAAATTCTCTTAAGCTATGCTGGGATTTAACTGAATGTCCTATTATGCATGTTAGCATTCAGTTGATGAGACTTGTACAAGTTTTCTAGGCATTCAATTTGTGTTGCAGATACGAGGAAGTCGCTTGTCGATCATCGAGAAATCACTTGAAAGCCTAGAAAGAAAGCATGCCCCAGAAAATTGACCTGAAACGTATTTTTGGTTCTGTAGGAATGAACCTATATTTCAGCTGATATGAGAAAACAAAACCAGTTATCTCATTAAATCCAAGAACACAAAGCCATTCCAGAGACTATGGAGGAGCATGGATGGTAATAGATTCCTTGACCGTGCGAAAACAACACCCATCACCATTCCTAAGAAAATAAGTGGCAACATTCTCCGAACATTAAAATGTGCCAGAGCAAAGGCGACTGAACTGACTAGTATTGCACACCAAACGGGCATGTATTTGGTCAATGAAGGGAGTAGGAAACCACGGAAAACTATTTCTTCCCATACAGGAGCACAAATCGAAACTACTATTGCATATAGTGCCATGGCTACTGGATCCCTTGCTAAAATTGACTGCTCAACACTTGAAAGGGTTACGGGTGTAGATGGCATAAGGGGTAATAAATTGAGGCTGAACTGTGATAATCTGTTGATGGCAGGAAACATGAGACATCCTAGCATAACATCGAAAAGCCACTTCCCTCTCAAACTAAATTTAAACCAATCTGATGGAAGGGGATAAAACTGAGACAAACAGCGGTGGAGTATCGCAATCCCAGCAAGACCTTCGGTTACATCAGTCACAAGGCTGAACAAGGCTTGTCCTCTGAATGTTAGAGATTCCTTGCTGAACCCCGACATGTGAGCAGCAAAAGGAATCATCCAAGACCCGATGAACCAGAAAGCAGCTACCCAGAGAAGCATAACCTATGTGAGCATAGAAAATATTATCATGCAACTAACTGACAGGTTTGTAATTCATCCAAAGTTTGAATGAGATTGTCATACAAGAGGCCATTCCTCAGTTCAATCGATCATTATAGTTTGTAATCGTGAAATAATGAAATGCTAAAAATATAGTGTTAGATTTGATTGATTTTAGCCTATTATGAAATATTCTTCCACAAATTCATTTTCAATACTAATCTCCTATACAAATAAATCATCGATTACTAGATGTAAAACAATAAGCAAAGATTTATCCCAGTTCAGCTATGATCTACCAGAAGGTATTAAACCTAAGGATCTCTTGATTTTCTCTTCTCCCCCAGATTCATTTAGGCTCAAAAGAATCCATTATGGGCTGAAGCTCCCAGTTGGCAGCTTCGCCCCAGAGGATGTTCATTGATAGAGTTCATGGACCTTAAGCTCTTATATCTGTGTAATTAATTGATAGAGCATGCTTAACATCTACACAAGCTAAAAGCACAATCAAGATGCCAAATATTTCTACAGAGTAACAAGCCAACCTGCAGAATTGTCTTTGCTGTCCATGGCACAGTCCACCTGCTACCCACTGCACTCAATACAGCATCTGCAGCCTGCAAACCAACTAATTTCATCATGTTcccaacaaaatttaaaaaagagaTCAGCAAACATGTTGACATACTAGACAATTCTGCACTACACTCAAATTTTATATCCCATAAAACTATAATATTATCtacaataatatttcatttcgagtttcaaaaaaaaaaaaaaaaagagaccaaAATGTAAAGGGTAAATGTCATGTTGCCGATTTAATTAGTTGATACAAAAGAAGTAGGATCACCAGAATTATACATGTTAAGATCGATTGTCCACAAATGACCAACATCTATTTTCTCCCGCAAATACTATCCCAGACTAAACTCTAGCTAACAAATTGATTGTCCAGTCTATGAAGAGGCTGATTGCAATAGACTCAATGAGTAGCCAATAATAGATAGCAGATGTGCAGATTAAACTGAACATACCATCTATTGtggcatgtaaataaataaacatcagCGGTCCACTAAACTGAactgattaaaagaaaatattacctCCTGAAGAGTTGATTTCCAATCTCTTTTGCGAGCACTAGGCGTACTGAACTCAGGTTGTCCTAATTCTTCGGGCAGGAAATGCTCGATATACTCAGGTTTTGGGTTTTCTGGGGAGAACCCCTCATGcctaaagcatgaaattttccatttctgcaaattaaaaaatagataaataaaaccAGAAATGCTTGTAAAGTAACAGTATATGAAGCATGATTGCGGAAATAAAAACCACAATAAACGAGATTCTAAATTGAACTCTAAACCTCAACTGATTAATAAAGCTGCCAACGTTCTACATCATGGCCTAAGTAGATCAATCAAGTTTCCTGCTACATAATTTTTTTCCCCTCATTTTCTCAGCAACCAAGAAGAACCTAACTAACTATAATTCATCTTCAGGGTCAAAAACTAACTATAATGCAATTCCAATTAAAGTTTCCTCAATT
It includes:
- the LOC107924394 gene encoding uncharacterized protein, with amino-acid sequence MLSSYCSHSFSQRPILAPVFKFQVPNRRCTFSLARSSRIFESNSKLKKNKWKISCFRHEGFSPENPKPEYIEHFLPEELGQPEFSTPSARKRDWKSTLQEAADAVLSAVGSRWTVPWTAKTILQVMLLWVAAFWFIGSWMIPFAAHMSGFSKESLTFRGQALFSLVTDVTEGLAGIAILHRCLSQFYPLPSDWFKFSLRGKWLFDVMLGCLMFPAINRLSQFSLNLLPLMPSTPVTLSSVEQSILARDPVAMALYAIVVSICAPVWEEIVFRGFLLPSLTKYMPVWCAILVSSVAFALAHFNVRRMLPLIFLGMVMGVVFARSRNLLPSMLLHSLWNGFVFLDLMR